One Roseomonas gilardii subsp. gilardii genomic region harbors:
- a CDS encoding glycosyltransferase, which produces MAKGRRGHLLNLLEGLSRGTRLPEECILVDMDETPAPLPSLPFPLHHLHHPSCGLPLAEARNRAARTARQPVLVFLDVDCIPATGLVEALARDALAHDALICCEIRYLPAGATSGDSDWEESGLLARGLRHTVRHFPESGIRPEPNTGLFWSLCFAIRRETFLRLGGFDEGYAGYGAEDTDFAFRARDAGVGLLFTASTLAFHQHHTVYDPPLQHFGDILRNAERFRERHGFWPMDGWLADFARLGLIEPPGPGPLRVLRHPTEEEIARAACGPERAY; this is translated from the coding sequence TTGGCGAAAGGGCGCCGGGGCCATCTGCTGAATCTGCTGGAAGGATTGTCGCGCGGCACCCGGCTGCCGGAAGAATGCATCCTCGTGGACATGGACGAGACACCGGCTCCCTTGCCGTCCTTGCCCTTCCCCCTGCACCATCTGCACCACCCGTCCTGCGGCCTGCCTTTGGCGGAGGCCCGCAACCGCGCCGCGCGCACGGCGCGCCAGCCGGTGCTGGTCTTCCTGGATGTGGACTGTATCCCGGCCACCGGGCTGGTGGAGGCACTGGCCCGCGACGCCCTGGCGCATGACGCGCTGATCTGCTGCGAGATCCGCTACCTGCCCGCCGGTGCGACCTCCGGCGATTCAGACTGGGAGGAGAGCGGGCTCCTCGCCCGGGGCCTCCGCCACACGGTCCGGCATTTTCCCGAAAGCGGCATCCGCCCCGAGCCGAATACCGGCCTCTTCTGGTCGCTCTGCTTCGCGATCCGGCGCGAGACCTTTCTGCGGCTGGGCGGCTTCGACGAGGGCTATGCGGGCTATGGGGCGGAGGACACGGATTTCGCCTTCCGGGCCCGGGATGCCGGGGTGGGGCTTCTCTTCACCGCCTCGACCCTGGCCTTCCACCAGCACCATACCGTCTATGATCCGCCGCTGCAGCATTTCGGCGACATCCTGCGCAATGCCGAACGGTTCCGGGAACGGCATGGCTTCTGGCCGATGGACGGGTGGCTGGCCGATTTCGCGCGGCTGGGGCTGATCGAGCCACCCGGCCCCGGGCCGTTGCGCGTTCTGCGCCATCCGACGGAGGAGGAGATCGCCCGGGCCGCCTGTGGACCCGAACGGGCCTACTGA